A window of the Juglans microcarpa x Juglans regia isolate MS1-56 chromosome 5D, Jm3101_v1.0, whole genome shotgun sequence genome harbors these coding sequences:
- the LOC121266597 gene encoding putative methyltransferase DDB_G0268948, whose translation MAELFIKQAAEYAEGRPSYPSELFEFIASKAPCQDQAWDVGTGSGQAARHLAGIFKNVIATDTSPKQLAFGPRLPNIRYQQTPQTMSAAELERDIASQSSIDVVTIAQAIHWFDLPIFYQQVKWVLKNPHGVVAAWCYTTPEVNDSVDAVFQPFYTIAAGPYWEPPRRLVDEKYKTIDFPFEPVDGADDTGPFDQFVIERLMDLDNYFTYLRSWSAYQTAREKGVELLSDDVIEEFTRAWTEDGQDQKVVKFPIYLRIGRVGNM comes from the exons ATGGCAGAGTTGTTCATTAAACAGGCGGCAGAGTATGCGGAGGGTCGGCCTAGCTACCCTTCAGAATTGTTTGAATTCATTGCTTCCAAGGCACCGTGTCAAGACCAGGCATGGGACGTGGGCACTGGGAGCGGCCAGGCTGCTCGACAC CTAGCTGGGATCTTCAAGAATGTCATAGCCACAGACACAAGCCCAAAACAGTTGGCATTCGGACCAAGGCTACCCAATATAAGGTACCAACAGACCCCTCAAACCATGTCTGCAGCCGAGCTTGAACGCGATATTGCATCTCAATCAAGCATCGATGTTGTGACTATTGCACAGGCCATCCACTGGTTTGATCTCCCCATTTTCTACCAACAAGTGAAATGGGTACTCAAAAATCCTCATGGTGTCGTAGCTGCATGGTGCTACACCACTCCAGAAGTCAATGACTCCGTTGATGCAGTCTTCCAACCATTTTATACCATCGCTGCAGGCCCTTATTGGGAGCCACCACGTAGATTGGTGGATGAGAAGTACAAGACCATTGATTTTCCATTCGAGCCTGTGGATGGAGCTGATGACACAGGGCCATTTGATCAGTTTGTAATCGAGAGATTGATGGATTTAGATAACTATTTTACATACTTAAGATCGTGGTCTGCGTATCAAACAGCGAGGGAGAAGGGTGTGGAGCTTTTGAGCGATGATGTGATTGAGGAGTTTACCCGTGCTTGGACTGAAGATGGACAAGACCAGAAGGTTGTGAAGTTTCCAATTTATCTGAGGATTGGAAGAGTGGGGAATATGTAA